In Arsenicicoccus sp. oral taxon 190, the following are encoded in one genomic region:
- a CDS encoding AMP-binding protein produces the protein MSRPVVTWPPPGATAQEVVADLSVLEAAMAGTGPAVAVPGALDRGDVGVTRVPDETAVVVATSGTTGRPKPALLPARALELAVGGVQDVLGGPGQSMLAVPPTHITGITVILRNLWAGFAPTAVTPGHFGPEAFVDLTRRWDPRAPRHYVTLVPTQLRRVLACPEAVAAAREYDTILVGAAPLPAADRDRALRRGLAIVDGYGCSETAGGCLYDGRPLPHVLTHLGEGGRIHLGGTQVALGYLDRPDAAGAFTTDADEARWYRTYDHGHRDATGRLVVDGRLDDLINSGGLKVAPTAVEDAIGLARCPGIAEAMVVGVPDPEWGEAVAVVAVPRQGATPGLDGIRACLADHLPSHALPRVLHLVASLPVRGPGKPDRVRARALAGAALSAR, from the coding sequence ATGAGCCGCCCCGTCGTCACCTGGCCCCCGCCCGGAGCCACGGCGCAGGAGGTGGTGGCCGACCTGTCGGTCCTCGAGGCGGCGATGGCGGGGACCGGACCCGCGGTCGCGGTGCCCGGCGCCCTGGATCGCGGCGACGTCGGGGTCACCCGGGTCCCCGACGAGACCGCCGTCGTCGTCGCGACCTCCGGCACGACCGGGCGCCCCAAGCCCGCGCTGCTGCCGGCCCGCGCCCTCGAGCTCGCGGTCGGCGGGGTGCAGGACGTCCTCGGCGGCCCCGGCCAGTCGATGCTGGCGGTCCCGCCCACGCACATCACCGGCATCACCGTGATCCTGCGCAACCTGTGGGCGGGCTTCGCGCCGACTGCGGTGACGCCGGGCCACTTCGGGCCCGAGGCCTTCGTGGACCTCACCCGACGGTGGGACCCCCGGGCGCCCCGGCACTACGTCACGCTGGTGCCGACGCAGCTGCGCCGGGTGCTGGCCTGTCCCGAGGCGGTCGCTGCGGCACGGGAGTACGACACCATCCTCGTGGGGGCCGCGCCGCTCCCGGCCGCCGACCGGGACCGGGCGCTCAGGCGGGGTCTCGCGATCGTCGACGGCTACGGCTGCAGCGAGACCGCGGGCGGTTGCCTGTATGACGGACGCCCGCTGCCCCACGTGCTCACCCACCTCGGCGAGGGCGGCCGGATCCACCTCGGCGGCACCCAGGTGGCGCTGGGCTACCTCGACCGTCCCGACGCGGCAGGCGCCTTCACCACCGACGCGGACGAGGCGCGCTGGTATCGCACCTACGACCACGGTCATCGTGACGCGACCGGGCGGCTGGTCGTCGACGGACGCCTCGACGACCTCATCAACTCGGGTGGCCTCAAGGTCGCCCCCACCGCGGTGGAGGACGCGATCGGCCTGGCCCGCTGCCCGGGGATCGCCGAGGCGATGGTCGTCGGGGTCCCCGACCCCGAGTGGGGCGAGGCGGTGGCGGTGGTGGCGGTGCCCCGGCAGGGGGCGACCCCGGGGCTGGACGGCATACGGGCCTGCCTGGCCGACCACCTGCCCTCGCACGCGCTGCCGCGGGTGCTGCACCTGGTGGCGAGCCTGCCGGTGCGGGGGCCGGGCAAGCCGGACCGGGTGCGCGCCCGGGCTCTGGCGGGCGCTGCGCTCAGCGCCCGCTGA
- a CDS encoding aspartate kinase, producing MSLVVMKFGGSSVADADSVKRVARRIVETKRAGNDVCVVVSAMGDTTDDLIDLATQISPLPPLREMDMLLTAGERISMAVMAMAIANLGHTAQSFTGSQAGIITDEQHGKARILDVTPGRVRAAMDAGHIAIVAGFQGVSSETKNITTLGRGGSDTTAVALAAALEADVCEIYTDVDGVFTADPRIVPSARKIDRISSEEMLEMAANGAKILMLRCVEYARRYNLPIHVRSSFSHKEGTLVIDPPEGADVEASLISGVAHDRSEAKVTVVGVPDRPGKAAEIFEVLTQAGVNIDMIVQNVSAVETGLTDISFTLPKSDGPQAAQFLGRVQERIGFTALQYDDQIGKLSLIGAGMKSNPGVSATFFKALSEAGINIEMISTSEIRISVITRDDQLDDAVRSVHTAFGLDSASGEAVVYGGTGR from the coding sequence GTGAGCCTGGTGGTCATGAAGTTCGGCGGTTCGTCCGTCGCGGACGCCGACAGCGTCAAGCGCGTCGCGCGCCGGATCGTCGAGACCAAGCGGGCCGGCAACGACGTGTGCGTCGTCGTCTCGGCCATGGGTGACACCACCGACGACCTCATCGACCTCGCCACCCAGATCAGCCCGCTGCCACCGCTGCGCGAGATGGACATGCTGCTGACCGCCGGCGAGCGCATCTCGATGGCCGTCATGGCCATGGCGATCGCCAACCTCGGCCATACGGCGCAGTCCTTCACCGGCAGCCAGGCCGGCATCATCACCGACGAGCAGCACGGCAAGGCGCGGATCCTCGACGTCACGCCGGGCCGGGTGCGCGCGGCCATGGACGCCGGCCACATCGCGATCGTCGCCGGCTTCCAGGGCGTCTCCAGCGAGACCAAGAACATCACCACCCTGGGCCGCGGCGGCTCGGACACCACCGCCGTCGCGCTCGCCGCCGCCCTCGAGGCCGACGTCTGCGAGATCTACACCGACGTCGACGGCGTCTTCACCGCGGACCCGCGCATCGTGCCCTCGGCGCGCAAGATCGACCGCATCTCCTCCGAGGAGATGCTGGAGATGGCCGCCAACGGCGCCAAGATCCTCATGCTGCGCTGCGTCGAGTACGCCCGCCGCTACAACCTCCCGATCCACGTGCGGTCGTCCTTCTCCCACAAGGAGGGCACGCTCGTCATCGACCCACCCGAAGGAGCAGATGTGGAAGCGTCCCTGATCTCCGGTGTCGCGCACGACCGCAGCGAGGCCAAGGTCACCGTCGTCGGCGTGCCCGACCGGCCCGGCAAGGCGGCCGAGATCTTCGAGGTGCTGACCCAGGCCGGCGTCAACATCGACATGATCGTGCAGAACGTCTCCGCCGTGGAGACCGGCCTCACCGACATCTCGTTCACCCTGCCCAAGTCCGACGGCCCGCAGGCGGCGCAGTTCCTCGGCCGGGTGCAGGAGCGCATCGGGTTCACGGCGCTGCAGTACGACGACCAGATCGGCAAGCTGTCCCTCATCGGCGCCGGCATGAAGTCCAACCCGGGCGTCTCGGCGACGTTCTTCAAGGCGCTGTCCGAGGCCGGCATCAACATCGAGATGATCTCGACCTCCGAGATCCGCATCTCGGTGATCACCCGGGACGACCAGCTCGACGACGCGGTGCGCTCCGTGCACACCGCCTTCGGCCTGGACTCCGCCTCCGGCGAGGCCGTCGTGTATGGCGGCACCGGCCGCTGA
- a CDS encoding citrate/2-methylcitrate synthase, whose amino-acid sequence MTDIADLVVPPGLKGVPVADTTIGDVRGAEGYYHYREHSALDLVERCTLEQVWWLMLTGALPDEAQDEAFRAELAPLRVLDEQTLELIDREARTGVEGAPLAQLRTVLSHLATGAHPTYGATPAQVRADALRLAAATPTILAALHRRRAGLPVLDPDPALSAAGNWLWLVRGERPGEPEERAINRYLVATVDHGFNNSTFAARVVASSGADVGSAMCAALGAFAGPLHGGAPDRALDALDEIGAVDRAQAWVRERVEAGDRIMGFGHAVYTTHDPRAEMLKAEALRLGGPLADLAVAVEQVVEETLAELKPGRQLYANVEYYAGVVMEQCGIPRSMFTPTFAVSRVIGWSAHILEQAATTKIYRPAARYVGPPVRRPHP is encoded by the coding sequence ATGACCGACATCGCAGACCTCGTCGTCCCGCCCGGCCTCAAGGGCGTCCCCGTCGCCGACACCACGATCGGCGACGTGCGCGGCGCCGAGGGTTACTACCACTACCGCGAGCACTCGGCGCTCGACCTCGTGGAGCGCTGCACGCTCGAGCAGGTGTGGTGGCTGATGCTGACCGGGGCGCTGCCCGACGAGGCGCAGGACGAGGCCTTCCGGGCGGAGCTCGCGCCGTTGCGGGTGCTCGACGAGCAGACGCTCGAGCTGATCGATCGCGAGGCCCGCACCGGCGTCGAGGGCGCGCCGCTCGCGCAGCTGCGCACCGTGCTGTCGCACCTCGCGACCGGCGCCCACCCCACGTATGGCGCCACCCCTGCCCAGGTGCGCGCCGACGCGTTGCGGCTCGCCGCGGCCACCCCGACGATCCTCGCGGCCCTGCACCGGCGTCGGGCGGGGCTGCCCGTCCTCGACCCCGACCCGGCGCTGTCGGCCGCGGGCAACTGGCTGTGGCTGGTCCGGGGCGAGCGGCCGGGCGAGCCCGAGGAGCGGGCCATCAACCGCTACCTGGTCGCGACGGTCGACCACGGCTTCAACAACTCGACCTTCGCCGCGCGGGTGGTGGCCTCCTCGGGCGCCGACGTGGGCTCGGCGATGTGCGCGGCGCTGGGGGCCTTCGCGGGGCCGCTGCACGGCGGCGCGCCGGACCGGGCCCTGGACGCGCTGGACGAGATCGGTGCGGTGGACCGGGCGCAGGCGTGGGTCCGCGAGCGGGTCGAGGCGGGCGACCGGATCATGGGCTTCGGGCACGCCGTCTACACCACCCACGACCCGCGGGCCGAGATGCTCAAGGCGGAGGCGCTGCGGCTCGGCGGCCCGCTCGCCGACCTCGCCGTCGCGGTCGAGCAGGTGGTCGAGGAGACGTTGGCCGAGCTCAAGCCCGGGCGGCAGCTCTACGCCAACGTGGAGTACTACGCGGGGGTCGTGATGGAGCAGTGCGGCATCCCGCGGTCGATGTTCACCCCGACGTTTGCGGTGAGCCGGGTCATCGGGTGGAGCGCCCACATCCTGGAGCAGGCGGCGACGACGAAGATCTACCGGCCGGCGGCGCGCTACGTGGGCCCGCCGGTGCGTCGCCCCCACCCCTGA
- a CDS encoding citrate synthase: MPKKSVSQGDLLSTAQVARLLGVKTQTVYAYVSRGQLRAVRRPGERTSYFRLADVEALRDRVGAPGRGSGLAESIRTSITLLEHDRLRYRGVDASTLAATATVEEVAGLLWEAEAGGLFTVDVALADRVRDGLEVLPTGTRTVERLRLAMLLAGVDDPLRHDLDPGAVRRRCGRALASIAAALAPGPRAGAAYGAGDLATAWTGAVGGDPADPRLRDLVRRALVLLADHDMAGSTTAVRVSASVRADPCSCLLAGLAAMDSPLHGAAGVAARGLLEDLLRDPAGTLGRVLAQETDVPGFGHRIYREQDPRAEHLLGVLREQGLGELAGPTRLLEEALWERRGLFPNSDWALAVLTRRHGLAVDATETLFAAGRLVGWVAHLLEEYAAPPLRFRLAGVYHGPR; the protein is encoded by the coding sequence ATGCCGAAGAAGTCTGTCTCGCAAGGGGATCTGCTCTCCACGGCCCAGGTCGCCCGGCTGCTCGGCGTCAAGACGCAGACGGTCTACGCGTACGTCAGCCGGGGCCAGCTGCGGGCGGTCCGACGCCCGGGGGAGCGGACCAGCTACTTCCGGCTGGCGGACGTCGAGGCGCTGCGCGACCGGGTCGGGGCGCCGGGGCGCGGGTCCGGCCTGGCCGAGTCGATCCGCACGTCGATCACGCTGCTCGAGCACGACCGGCTGCGCTATCGCGGCGTCGACGCGTCCACGCTCGCGGCGACCGCCACGGTGGAGGAGGTGGCCGGGCTGCTGTGGGAGGCGGAGGCGGGCGGCCTCTTCACCGTCGACGTGGCGCTGGCGGACCGGGTGCGGGACGGCCTCGAGGTGCTGCCGACCGGCACCCGGACCGTGGAGCGGCTGCGGCTCGCGATGCTGCTCGCCGGGGTCGACGACCCGCTGCGGCACGACCTCGACCCCGGCGCGGTACGACGACGGTGCGGGAGGGCGCTTGCCAGCATCGCGGCGGCGCTGGCCCCGGGACCACGGGCGGGGGCGGCATACGGCGCGGGTGACCTGGCGACGGCCTGGACCGGTGCGGTCGGGGGAGACCCGGCCGACCCGCGGCTGCGGGACCTGGTGCGGCGGGCGCTGGTGCTGCTGGCCGATCACGACATGGCCGGCTCGACCACCGCGGTGCGGGTGAGCGCGAGCGTCCGCGCCGACCCCTGCTCGTGCCTGCTCGCCGGCCTGGCCGCCATGGACAGCCCGCTGCACGGCGCCGCCGGGGTGGCCGCCCGCGGCCTGCTCGAGGACCTGCTGCGCGACCCGGCCGGGACCCTCGGGCGGGTGCTCGCGCAGGAGACGGACGTGCCGGGGTTCGGGCACCGGATCTACCGGGAGCAGGACCCGCGGGCCGAGCACCTGCTCGGGGTGCTGCGCGAGCAGGGGCTCGGCGAGCTGGCCGGGCCGACGCGGCTGCTCGAGGAGGCGCTGTGGGAGCGGCGGGGCCTCTTCCCCAACAGCGACTGGGCGCTCGCGGTGCTCACCCGCCGGCACGGGCTGGCGGTGGACGCCACGGAGACGCTCTTCGCCGCTGGCCGGCTCGTGGGGTGGGTCGCCCACCTGCTGGAGGAGTATGCCGCCCCGCCGCTGAGGTTCCGGCTGGCCGGGGTCTACCACGGCCCCCGGTGA
- a CDS encoding aspartate-semialdehyde dehydrogenase — translation MSTGVNLGVVGATGQVGTVVLRILEERDFPVASLRLFASARSAGKSLTYRGQEITVEDAATADPSGLDIAIFSAGATTSKAQAPRFAEAGVVVVDNSSGWRKDPQVPLVVSEVNPGAIKDRPKGIIANPNCTTMAAMPVLKPLADEAGLERLIVSSYQAVSGSGLAGVEELAGQVRRGTDAGEGALEGLTHDGSAVDLGEPSKYVAPIAYNVLPMAGSIVDDGSLETDEEQKLRNESRKILDLPELRVSGTCVRVPVFSGHSLSINAEFARPLSVERATELLASAPGVELREVPTPLEAAGADPSLVGRIRQDQSVPDGKGLVLFVAGDNLRKGAALNAVQIAELVADELGLRR, via the coding sequence ATGAGCACTGGCGTCAACCTCGGCGTCGTCGGCGCCACCGGCCAGGTCGGCACCGTCGTCCTGCGCATCCTGGAGGAGCGCGACTTCCCCGTCGCGTCGCTGCGGCTCTTCGCGTCGGCGCGCTCGGCCGGCAAGTCCCTGACCTACCGCGGGCAGGAGATCACCGTCGAGGACGCCGCCACGGCCGACCCGAGCGGGCTGGACATCGCGATCTTCTCGGCGGGGGCCACGACGTCCAAGGCGCAGGCGCCGCGGTTCGCCGAGGCCGGGGTGGTCGTCGTCGACAACTCCTCCGGCTGGCGCAAGGACCCGCAGGTCCCGCTCGTCGTGTCCGAGGTCAACCCGGGCGCCATCAAGGACCGCCCCAAGGGCATCATCGCCAACCCCAACTGCACGACCATGGCCGCGATGCCGGTGCTCAAGCCGCTCGCCGACGAGGCGGGGCTGGAGCGGCTGATCGTCTCCAGCTACCAGGCCGTGTCCGGGTCGGGGCTGGCCGGGGTCGAGGAGCTCGCCGGGCAGGTCCGGCGCGGCACCGACGCGGGGGAGGGTGCCCTCGAGGGGCTGACCCACGACGGGTCCGCCGTCGACCTCGGCGAGCCCTCGAAGTACGTCGCACCCATCGCCTACAACGTCCTGCCCATGGCCGGCTCCATCGTCGACGACGGGTCGCTCGAGACCGACGAGGAGCAGAAGCTCCGCAACGAGTCCCGCAAGATCCTCGACCTGCCCGAGCTGCGGGTCTCCGGGACCTGCGTGCGGGTGCCGGTCTTCAGCGGGCACTCGCTGTCGATCAACGCGGAGTTCGCGCGGCCGCTGTCGGTCGAGCGGGCCACCGAGCTGCTGGCGTCCGCGCCGGGGGTGGAGCTGCGGGAGGTCCCCACGCCCCTCGAGGCGGCGGGGGCGGACCCCTCCCTGGTGGGCCGGATCCGTCAGGACCAGTCGGTGCCCGACGGCAAGGGGCTCGTGCTCTTCGTCGCGGGGGACAACCTGCGCAAGGGCGCGGCGCTCAACGCCGTGCAGATCGCCGAGCTGGTGGCCGACGAGCTCGGGCTGCGCCGCTAA